The genomic region CACCGGAACGCCCTTGGTGACCTTCGAGGTGACGATCGTCGAACCGCCGAAGATCCCCTGGGTGGCGACCAGGTCCGCGGTCAGCGCGGTGGCGTCCCAGATCAGGCCGGACTCGGTCTTGGCGGCGACCCGGGCCGCGACCTCACGGGAGTCCGCGGTGGCCGCGACCAGCACGGCCGCCGGCGACGCCGAGGCGACCAGCGAGGCCAGCACCTCCGCCGCCGGTCCGCCGACGTAGCTCGCGATGTCGTCCGACTCCGCGACGTACACCTTGGCGGCGCCGTACTGGGCGAGGTAGTCCTTGGCCTTCGCGTAGGTGCCCGGGGCACCGAGGAAGACCGCGGACGGCTCACCGAGCGTGCGGGCGAGCGTCAGCAGCTCGGCGGTGACCTTCTTGGGTTCACCGTCGGCGTGCTCGACGAGTACGAGAACTTCAGCCATCGAACAGACCCCTCAGATGAGCTTCTGCGCGGCGAGGAACTCCGCGACCTTCGTTCCGCCGTCGCCCTCGTCCTTGACGATCGTCCCGCTCGAACGCGGCGGGGCGGGCTCCGACGTGACGACCGCCGACGCGGCGCCCGCGAGGCCGACCGCGGCGCCGTCGAGCCCGGCGTCGCCGGCGGACAGCGTCGTCAGCGGCTTCTTCTTGGCCGCCATGATGCCCTTGAACGAGGGGTAACGCGGCTGGTTGATCTTCTCGACGACACCGACGACCACCGGCAGGCTCGCCTCGACGAGGGCGTAGCCGTTGTCGGCGAGCCGCTCGATCGTCACCTTGCTCGCGCCCGGGTCCACCGTGACCTTGCGGGCCTGGGTGAGCTGGGGCAGCCCGAGGCGCTCCGCCAGCAGGGCACCGATGACGCCGCCACGGGCGTCCGAGGCCTCGGAGGAGGTGATGACGATGTCCGGGGACAGCGTCGAGATCACCTTGGCGAGCGCCGCGGAGGTCGCCAGCGCGTCCGACCCGTGCAGCGAGTCGTCCGTGAGGTGAACGGCCTTGTCCGCGCCCATCGAGAGGGCCTTGCGGATCGTCTCGACCGCCTTGGCCGGCCCCATCGTGACGACGGTGACCTCACCCCCGTGCGCTTCCTTGATCTTCAGGGCCTCTTCGACCCCGTACTCGTCCATCTCGTTCATGACGTTGTCGACGCTCTTGCGGTCGACGGTCTTGTCCGCGGCGTCGAGCTTCTTCTCCGCCCAGGTATCGGGAACCTGCTTGACGGTAACGACGATGTTCACGCCTTGGGGCCTCCGTAGCCAACATCCGATGTCAGTGCTCTTGACATCGTCGCATCTGGGGCGCTCACACGCCCGATGATCGGCGGCGTGACGCCGACCGCACTGTGCCCCTGACCTGGACAGGCAGCACGGGACGGGTATCGACTACACGCCGTCACCAAGACTAGTCCGTGCGCCCCGCTGCGGCCATACCTCGCGGTGGGTGCACCACGCCCGGCCAGTTCCACCCAGAGCGGGACAAGGTCTCCCCCGCGGACGCGGCTTTGCCACGCATATGTCCCATCCGCCCCGGGATGCACGTGCATAAGTACCGCGCATCTGGATGAGCAGATGACTCAACTCCCACGTTCCGTGGTACCGCTGCGAAGCCATCCCCCGCCGCCGGCGCAGCACCAGAGGCGTCGGCCCCGGATGGGCGTGCAATTCGGCCAGGTTGTGCACACCCTCTTCCCTTGACAGTGACTGACCCACTACTTTCTGCCCAAGGCAGGGTTACCACCCAGGGCACCGCCCACCAGACAGGGCCACCACCCAGGGCACCGCCTACTTAGGCTTACTTAACTTCGACGGGGGACAGATGTCGAATACGCCGCCGGAAAATCCCGCACCCAGCTCCCCCTTCGCGCGTCTGCTGCGCGAGGCCGGGGTATCGGACACCAGGTTCGCCTGTCAGGTGAACGCCCGCGCCCGCCAGCAGCGCAAGATCGAACTGGGCCTGGCACGCACGACGGTCGGTCACTGGCGGCGGGGCATGCGCCCGCGCGACCCGATGGTCGCGGAACTTGCGGCCGCCGAGATGTCGGCCGCGCTGGGTTACCCCGTCCTGCCGGCCGACCTCGGCTGGCGCGGGGAGTCCTACGGCAACGACGACCTGGGGCTGTGCGGCGCGAACGCACCCGTCGAGACCCTGCGCACCCTCGCCGGACTATCGGGAAGAGACATGCGCCGACGTGACCTTCTCCAGGATGGAACCGCCTTCATCGCGTCCGCCTTCGCCGAGCCGGTGCTCTCCAGCCTCACCGGCGTCGTCGACCGGATCGTCGGCGCGCCACCACCGGTCGCGGGCGGCGGCGCGCTGATCCGCGACGTGACCGAGACCTTCCGCAAGCTCGACGCCAAGTTCGGCGGCAGCGAGATCCGCCCCCAGGCGGTCAGCTTCCTGCACGACCAGACCCGGGCCGCCCGCGACAACCGTCCCAACCCGGACCTGTTCAGCGCCCTGGCGGAGCTGACCCAGTTCTGCGGCTGGCTCGCCCAGGACTCCAGGCGCGAGGCGCTCGCCCAGCGCTACTACATCCAGGCCCTCAGCCTCGCCGAGCACGCCGACGACGCGATGCTTGCCGGGCGGATCCTGTCCGGCATGAGCGACCAGGCCGCCCAGCTCGGCCATCCGCGCCAGAGCCTGGCGCTGGTCCGGGCCGCGCTGCGCCGGTCGTTGAAGCAGTCCACCAGCGCGGTGC from Frankia alni ACN14a harbors:
- a CDS encoding electron transfer flavoprotein subunit beta/FixA family protein — encoded protein: MNIVVTVKQVPDTWAEKKLDAADKTVDRKSVDNVMNEMDEYGVEEALKIKEAHGGEVTVVTMGPAKAVETIRKALSMGADKAVHLTDDSLHGSDALATSAALAKVISTLSPDIVITSSEASDARGGVIGALLAERLGLPQLTQARKVTVDPGASKVTIERLADNGYALVEASLPVVVGVVEKINQPRYPSFKGIMAAKKKPLTTLSAGDAGLDGAAVGLAGAASAVVTSEPAPPRSSGTIVKDEGDGGTKVAEFLAAQKLI